The DNA region TCCAGCCCGCTGGCCAGACGCAGATAGCGTTCGGTCACGCAGACCTGGTTGGAGGGATCGAACCCGATCCAGCCCAGTCCCGGCACATGCGCTTCGGCCCAGCCATGAGTTTCGTGCAGCGCATCGCCGTCCCCCGCCAGCAGATATCCCGACACATAGCGCGCAGGCCGCCCCAGCGTGCGGGCGGCAGCGATGAAAATCTGGGCATGATCCTGACACACGCCCGCTCCCAAAGCGAAAGCCTGCGCCGCGGTAGTGCCCGAATTGGTCACGCCCGCCCGATAGCGCACTGCGTCCCACACCGCCGCCGACAGCGCATGAAGTTGCGCCAGCGGCCCGTCCCCGGCGGGCAGCGCGCGCGCCATGGCGACGATCGCGTCGGAAGCCTCCGTCAGCGGCGTATCGCGCAGGAAATAGCGCGGATCGACCCGGCTATCGAGATGACCGACCACGCCATGGCTTTCGCGCGTATCGACCAGCCCCTCCGCCACGATCACTGCATGGTCCAGCCGCTCGTGGCTGATCCAGGTAGCCTCCATTTCGCCATAGCTGTTGCGGCGAAATCCGGTCAGCGGCACGTCGTTGATGCTGACCTGCCAGTCCAGCACCGTCTGCGTCGGCGTATCCACGGGCATCAGCTTCAATCGCATCGCCACACGCCCGGCAACGGCCGAGTAGCGATAGATGGTTTGATGGCGAACGAGCAATTTCATGGAACGCCCCCCTTCTGTCAGACCCCGCGCCGACCCCCGTCAGCCGAAATGATAGGCCTCTGCTATTTCCGCGCCCAGCCGGTTGGTGGACGACAGCCCATGCTGCACCGTTTCATGCAGCCCGAACCGGAAGATTTCGCCGCTATCCAGCTTCTCCAGCGCCGCGACCATGTCGTGCACCGTTTCATGGCAGGCCGCTCGCGCATCATGCCACCCCGCCAGTCGGTTGAGCCGATAGGCGAGTTGGTCGTAGCAATAGGCGACGCTGCGCGGAAACAGCCGATTGAGCATCAGGAAATCGGTGATCTGCCAGGGCGTATAGGTGCCGCCATAGACATGATGATAGGCGCGGCTGCCCGACAGCGCGTGCAGCACCGACGTCCATTGATAATGGTCGCGATTGCCGCCGATCACTTCGGTTTCAGGCAGCAGGACATAATATTTGACGTCCAGCAGCCGCAACGTCATCTGCGCCCGTTCCAGCGCGGACCCGGCGCGCAGGAAATCATGGCCTTCATTGCGCAACTGGCCCGAATGGGCGGCCCCGCGAAAGGTCATGACCCGGGTCTTCACCCAATCGATCAGGGTCGGCAGCTGCTGTCGCGCTTCGCCGACATCATAGCTGTCCAGCTTGCGCCAACCCTCGTTCAGCGCTTCCCACATATCCTGCGTCAACATGGTGCGCGCCGACTTGGCGTTGGCGCGCGCCTTGAGCAGGCAGGAGCGGATCGAACTGGGATTGTCCGCGTCCAGCATCATGAAGGACACGGCGTCGCTTTCGGTGACGATCGTGTCTTCGGGGAACTGATGCCCCGCACCGGTGGCCCGCACGACCGACCGCCATTCGTCGCGATGATGCGCGCCGGGCAGGATCGCCATCCGCTGCCCCATGGTCAGCAGCCGCGCAGTCGCCTCCGCCCGCTCCATATAGCGCGCCATCCAGAATAGATTTTCGGCGGTCCGGCTCAGCATTTGGTCATGCCTTCTGCTTCCGTCATTCCCGCGAAGGCGGGAACCCATCTCCCGAGCGTTGCGCCTGGGGTTAGGTTTGGAGATGGATCCCCGCCTTCGCGGGGATGACGATTAGGGTGAGTGGACGGAATAGCCATCATCAGTCCTGCAACACCCAGGTATCCTTCACCCCGCCGCCCTGGCTGGAATTGACCACCAGCGACCCTTCGGTCAGCGCGACGCGGGTCAGGCCGCCCGGCACCAGCCGGATCTGCTTGCCGACCAGGCAATAGGGGCGGAAATCGGCATGGCGGCCGACCACCGCCGCAGGGCCGAGCGTCGGCACGGTCGACAGGTCCAGCGTCGGCTGGGCGATGAACTCGCCGGGATTGGCCCTGATCCGCGCGGCATAGGCGGCGATTTCGTCTTTGGTCGATTTGGGACCGATCAACATGCCGTATCCGCCTGATCCATGGACTTCCTTGGCGACCAGTTCGTGCAGATTTTCCAGCACATAGGCCATCTCGTCCGGCTTGCCGCACTGCCAGGTCTGGATATTGTCCAGGATCGGCTTCTCCCCCAGGTAGAAGCGGATCATTTCCGGCACATAGATATAGACCGCCTTGTCGTCCGCGATCCCCGCCCCCGGCGCCGACGCCAGCGTGACGCCGCCATTGCGATAGACGTTGAAGATGCCCGGCACGCCCAGCAGGCTGTCGGCGCGGAACACCAGCGGATCGAGATATTCGTCGTCGATCCGGCGATAGATCACGTCCACCGCCTTGGGACCAAGCGTCGTCTTCATATACACCCGGTCGCCGTCCACGAACAGATCGGCCGGCTCGACCAGTTCCACGCCCATCAGGTCGGCCAGGAAACTATGCTCATAATAAGCGCTGTTGAGCGAACCGGGGGTCAGCACGACCACCACCGGATCGCCCTTGCACGCAGGCGGCGCGACTTCCTTCAGGCTCTTGAGCAGTTCGGCGGGATAATCGTCCACCGGCGCGACGATGCCCTGGTTGAACAACTCGGGGAACATGCGAGTCATGATCTCGCGGTTTTCAAGCATGTAGGACACGCCCGAGGGGGTGCGGCAATTATCCTCCAGCACCTCGAAACTGCCCGGCCCCGTCCGCACGATGTCAATGCCGACGATATGGCTATAGACCTTCCCCGGCGGGGTGAAGTCGGCCATTTCCGCCAGATAGGCGCTGTTGCGATAGATGATGTCGGCGGGCATGATCCCCGCCTTCACGATCTCGCCACGATGATAGACGTCGTGCAAAAAGGCATTGAGCGCCCGCGCCCGCTGGCGGATGCCCTTGTCCAGCACGCGCCATTCCTGCGCGGTAAAGATGCGCGGCAGCAGGTCGAAGGGGATCAGCCGTTCCGGGTCACCGCCCTCGCCATAGACGGCGAAGGTGATGCCGATCCGGCGAAAGATCGCCTCCGCTTCATCCATGCGACGGTTGAGCCCGGCGATACCGGTTCGCTCCACCCATTGCTGCACCTCGTCGTAGCAGGAGCGTACCGAACCATCCGGCTCAAACATTTCATGGAAGGGCAAGTGGACGTTCCTCCCTCGGCTCAAAATGGCCGGTTGTGCGTCGCAACATTAGGGCGCGGTGCTGGCGGGATTGCAACATAAAAATCATATTTCCACCACGCCCGACGACGATTGCCGTCGAGGTCGCGCCAAACGTCCATAGCGGCGCGTCCGACCATGGCCCACGCCAGGAAAAATCATGCGATGAAGCAGCGCGCAAGATTTGCGCAAAACCCCGTTGACCCGCTCACCATCGCTGCGTATAGCGCCGCCTCACCGCAGGGTAGCAACCCCTGCCGTTGCCCATGGGGCGGAGTAGCTCAGCTGGTTAGAGCAGCGGAATCATAATCCGCGTGTCGGGGGTTCAAGTCCCTCCTCCGCTACCAACTTATCACGATATCGACACATATCCCGCTTGCCTCCCCCGGCAAAGCGCGCCAATCAGCCTCGCAAAGAAGGACAAGGAGGATATTGGGCGGATGAGCTATTATGACGTTCTGATCGTGGGCGCAGGCCATGCGGGCGCGCAGGCCGGGATAGCCTTGCGACAAGCTGGCTTCGACGGGTCGATCGCCATGATCGGCGACGAACAATATCCTCCCTATGAACGTCCGCCGCTCTCCAAGGAATATTTCGCCGGAGACAAGAGCTTCGACCGCATCCTCATCCGCCCCGCCGCCTTCT from Sphingobium sp. HWE2-09 includes:
- a CDS encoding alpha-E domain-containing protein is translated as MLSRTAENLFWMARYMERAEATARLLTMGQRMAILPGAHHRDEWRSVVRATGAGHQFPEDTIVTESDAVSFMMLDADNPSSIRSCLLKARANAKSARTMLTQDMWEALNEGWRKLDSYDVGEARQQLPTLIDWVKTRVMTFRGAAHSGQLRNEGHDFLRAGSALERAQMTLRLLDVKYYVLLPETEVIGGNRDHYQWTSVLHALSGSRAYHHVYGGTYTPWQITDFLMLNRLFPRSVAYCYDQLAYRLNRLAGWHDARAACHETVHDMVAALEKLDSGEIFRFGLHETVQHGLSSTNRLGAEIAEAYHFG
- a CDS encoding transglutaminase family protein; its protein translation is MKLLVRHQTIYRYSAVAGRVAMRLKLMPVDTPTQTVLDWQVSINDVPLTGFRRNSYGEMEATWISHERLDHAVIVAEGLVDTRESHGVVGHLDSRVDPRYFLRDTPLTEASDAIVAMARALPAGDGPLAQLHALSAAVWDAVRYRAGVTNSGTTAAQAFALGAGVCQDHAQIFIAAARTLGRPARYVSGYLLAGDGDALHETHGWAEAHVPGLGWIGFDPSNQVCVTERYLRLASGLDADDAAPIRGSVTIMGDIWIDADVRIAQAEDGVEERQLQRQQQQSIPPPDPQD
- a CDS encoding circularly permuted type 2 ATP-grasp protein; translation: MPFHEMFEPDGSVRSCYDEVQQWVERTGIAGLNRRMDEAEAIFRRIGITFAVYGEGGDPERLIPFDLLPRIFTAQEWRVLDKGIRQRARALNAFLHDVYHRGEIVKAGIMPADIIYRNSAYLAEMADFTPPGKVYSHIVGIDIVRTGPGSFEVLEDNCRTPSGVSYMLENREIMTRMFPELFNQGIVAPVDDYPAELLKSLKEVAPPACKGDPVVVVLTPGSLNSAYYEHSFLADLMGVELVEPADLFVDGDRVYMKTTLGPKAVDVIYRRIDDEYLDPLVFRADSLLGVPGIFNVYRNGGVTLASAPGAGIADDKAVYIYVPEMIRFYLGEKPILDNIQTWQCGKPDEMAYVLENLHELVAKEVHGSGGYGMLIGPKSTKDEIAAYAARIRANPGEFIAQPTLDLSTVPTLGPAAVVGRHADFRPYCLVGKQIRLVPGGLTRVALTEGSLVVNSSQGGGVKDTWVLQD